ATCCGGACGTAGCCGTTGCCCAGTGAGACGGTCTTGAACTGCTGATTGGAGCCGTTGGACCAGACCCACTGCTGCACGGGCGCGCCGTCCGCGGTGCTCACGTCCGCCACGTCGAGCGCCTTGCCGCTGTAGCGCGAGACGATCTGGTAGTAGCCGCCGTCCGTCGGCTGGAGCGTCCACTGCTGGCTCGAGCCGGTGTGGCAGGCCCACTGGTGGATCTTCGCACCATCCGCGGTGCTCGGCCCCTCGATGTCCACGCACTTGCCGGTGGACTTGTTCACGATGCGGTAGGCGGTGGTGCTGCCCCCCGAGGAGCCCGCCTTCCACTTGAACGAGGCGATCGAGCGCGGCGGCAGCGAGTAGTCGAAGGACTGGCCGTTCCAGCGCACCTTGAAGGTGAGCGTCTGGCTGGCGTTGGAGTTGAGCGCCACCAGCGCCAGCGAGCCGTCCGGGTTCTTGAAGGCCACGGTCTCGATGTTGCCATTGCCCAGGCTCGTCGAGCCGATGCGCACCGCGCCCGCGCGCGCCACCTTCCCGAAGTGCGCCCAGGAGTAGTAGTCCTCGTTCTTCGTGTAGGTGCCCGTGGAGTTGTTCACCGTCAGCATGCCGCGGCAGTCGTAGCAGCCGCCCGTGTAGGGGCCGTGGTTGGGGTCCAACGCGATGTTCCAGTACATGGAGCTGCGCGCCCAGTTGCGCAGCGGGCCGATGACGAGGTTGCGCACGTTCCACGTCAGGTTGGCCGCCGCGTCCTTCGCCCACTCGCCACCGGAGCACTCGGTGAAGTGGATCTCCTCGTTGGGGTAGGCGTTGTGGAAGTCGTTCTGGACGCTGAAGCTGCCCTCGGGGCCCTCGTAGCAGTGCCAGGCCACGCCCGCGATGGCCGACTGGGCCTGGCCGTTGTTGTAGGCCATGGTGTCGTAGGGGAAGCGCGCCGGGACGCCCCCGTCGTACCAGTTGTGATCCCAGGCGAAGATCTTCACCGAGCCGAAGCCCGCGTTGTCGAGCGCGGGCCGCAGGTTGTTGGCCGCGAAGTTGGATTGATCCGCCGGCTCCATCTGCATCGTCGCGTACGTGCTGTTGGCGTTGTGCGGCTCGTTCTGCATGCTCACCGAGTGGATGGACAAGCCCTGCGCCTTGTAGCCCTGGAGGAACTTGACGAAGTAATCGGCATACATGCCGTACAGGTCATTGCGCAGGTAGCCGCCGCCGGTGAACGAGTTGTTGAACTTCATCCACCCGGGGGCGCTCCACGGCACGGCGGTGATCTTCAGCTCGGAGTTGAGCTGGAGCGCCTGCTTGAGCAGCGGGATGATGTAGGCCGTGTCGTGGTTGATGGAGAAGCCATTCAAGTCACAGCACGTGTCGTCGTAGCTGTAGTTGTTGCGCGCGAAGTCCGACGCCCCCATGGGCAGGCGGACCATGCCGTAGCCCCCGCCCGCCGACACGCTGAACAGATCGTTCATGATGGCGTTGCGCTGGGGTGAATTGTAGATGAGCCACGCGGACGAGTCCGTCAGGGCCCCCCCGAAGCCATCGATGGTCTGGTAGGTCGTCGACTCGGTGATGTCGATCGTCGTCGACGTGCCGCTCTGCGTTCCGAAGGTCTTGTTCGCCTCGGCGTTGAAGCGCTTGGAGAGGGAGCTGCCCGAGGTGGTGGTCAGCCAGACCTGGACGGACTCACCCGCCGCCGCGGCGAGCGAGGGCACCAGCCCGCACAAGCCCCACAGCGCCATCGTGATACCCGTCCGCGTGTTCTTCTTGAAGGGAGTCATGGGTCGATCGATCTCGTGTGATGAACCCCAGGGGGGAAGGAACGACGACGCCCGGTCCCCTGGGAGGGCCGGGCGTCGAGGAAGAGGACGGATGGGTTTCAGCCCGCGGGGCAGAACGTCACGTTGAGCTGCCGGCCACCGTTGCAGGTGTAGAAGCCGGCCTGGTTGGCCGCCATGGGGTAGTCGTCGTAGGCGAACGAGTACACCGCGCCGCACTGGTCATGCACCCACCTGGCGTACTGGTTGTAGGGCTTGCCGGTGTTGTAGTACTGGGCCACGTTCGTGCTGTCGGGGTTGTCCACCATGCCGCGCGTGATGGCCGAGCACCACTTGGCGCTCTGGGAGAAGAAGTTGCCCGAGCAGGCGTACACCTGGGGCGTCTTCTCCGAGCCCGGGTTGCACTGGCCGGGGTACTTGCTCGCGCACCGGGCGATCTCGCTGTCCAGGCGGTTGCACACCGAGGCGCGGCGCGGGTCGCTCGCGTACTCCCCGTCGATGCAGAAGGAGCGCGGCGCGAGGCAGATGGTGCCGCCCCCCATGGTGTAGCGCAGCCCGTCCGGACACGCGTTGGCGATGGCCGTGCTCAGCGCGCTGTAGCTCTTGTTGCACTGGGCCATGTTGCAGCCGTTGTTGCCCACGGTGGAGATCTGCATGGGCAGGCCCACGTGGTCCACGTACGTGAGGTTGTAGTAGATGTTCTGCACGCCGTTGCCGTCGGGTCCGAGCGTGAACTCGGCCTTCTCCAGCTCGCGCGGCGAGGAGGGCGAGGGCAGCGTGCGGTAGGCGCTCACGCGGCCGCTGGGGTAGTTGCCCGGCGGGTAGTAGGTGTAGCTGCCGCCGGTGCCGAGGTTGCGGTAGATCTTGTTGCCCGCCGAGTCCTTCTCCAGCGGGATGTCGCCCACGCCCGACAGGACGACGTTGAGGGCGAACGGGCACTTGTTCGTCACCACCACCGGCACCGTGCCCGTCGGAGGAGGATTCGTGCCCCCGCCCCCCGTCGTGTTGTGCAGCTCGAAGTAGTCGAGCTTGAACAACCAGTCACCGCCCGTCGCCACGCCCTTGAAGAACAGGTTGTGCGTGCCGCTGATGGCCGGCGTGGCGATGGTCAGGGTGGTGAAGGTATTCCAATCACTGCCCGTGGCGGCGGAGATCGCCACCGTGCCGAGCTTCGTGCCACTGCCCACCGCGTCGGCCCAGATCTCCGCCTTGCCTCCCGCGTAGGGCGCGCCCACGCGAACCTGGATCTGGTTCACGCCACTGCCGAAGTTCACCCCGCTGTAGCCGATGACCTCGTTGACCTGGAGGCCGGCCACCGACTGCCCGTCACCGCCGCCCTCGTTGAACACGGCGCCGGCCGTCGTCAGCGAGGAGTTCCAACCTTCCGCCTGGATGCGGCTGCCCACGATGACCTCCTGCGCCTTGCGCACCAGGTCCTCGTGGCTGTTGGTCTCCGGCATCTGGCCACAGCCCAGGGCCGTCGCCAGCATCAACCCCGCGCCACCCGCGAGCAGCGCGCTCCTGCTTCCCGTCCGAACAGCTCGATCATTCCGGAATACCGTGTGGGACATGCCTTCTCCTTCAAATAGTGAAGACAAGAGAAGCCCACTTAATGATTCGGGTCAGAAAAACGAAGATTCGCGTGTGATTGCGTGAAGAGAAACAGCGCCCGGAGGCCATGACACGGGGCGTCCTCACCTGGTGTCAGGGCTCACGCCACACCGCGAGTTCATTTCCTTGCTGAAACCCCCGTTCAGCCAACCGCCGTGAACAACTCCGTGGAGTGCTCGAACCATGCGGTGGCTGGGGACCGCTCGGCGAGGTGTCCAGTGGGGTCTGGCCCGCCGAGCGGAGCTGCTCGAACCGCTTCTTCCGCTACTTCTTCTTGGCGGCCGACAGCGCGTCCACCTTGGACTCCACCGACGTGAGCAGGCGCTCCAGGTCATCCACCTTGGCGCGCAGCTGCTCCAGGTCCGCGGTGGACGGCAGGTTCATGGCAGACAGGGCCGTGCGCAGCGCGCTGTCCAGCGTGCCCTTGGCCGCCAGCGAGCGCGTCACCAGCGACTGCACCGCCGCGACGAACTTCTCGTTCGACATGAGCTGCTGGGTCAGCTTGCCCACGCGCTCCTCGCCCGTCTCGACGATCCTCTTCACCATCGGGTTGTTCATGATCATGGGGTCTCCTTGAATCCGCGAATTGTCGGGGGACGCGGTAAGCCCCGGGTTCAATCGCGCGGACTCTGGAAGCATACGACGCGACGTGTCAAGTGTGTGTCGGACTCGCGACGGAGTGCGTTGACAGGTGGGGGGGCCATCCCTAGGGTCCCCCCTCCCGATGGGCGCGCTGTTCGACAAGCGGTTGTGGATCGTTTCCGGCAAGGGTGGCGTGGGCAAGAGCACCGTCGCCGCCGCCCTGGCCCTGCGCTCGGCACGTGCGGGCCGCCGCACCCTGGTGTGCGAGGTCAATACCCAGGAGCGCATCAGCGGCCTGCTCGGACATCGCCCCGTGGGCCCCCAGGTCACTCCCCTGGAAGACAACCTGTGGGCGGTGGACGTGCGCCCCCAGGAGGCCATGCGCGAGTACGCGCTCATGGTCCTGCGCTTCGAGACCCTCTACAAGACGGTCTTCGAGAACAAGGTGGTGCGCTACTTCCTGCGCTTCATCCCCTCGCTGCAGGAGCTGGTGCTGCTCGGGAAGATCCTCTTCCACGCCCAGGAGAAGCGCCCGGATGGCCAGCCGCTGTGGGACACGATCGTCATGGACGCTCCGGCCACGGGCCACGCCATCACCTTCCTCCGCGTGCCCCAGGTGCTCATGCAGACGGTGCCCCCCGGGCCCATGTCCCGCGAGGCCCTGAAGATGAAGGATCTCCTGGAGGATCCGGCGGTGACGGCCGCGGTGCTGGTGTCGCTGCCCGAGGAGATGCCGGTGAACGAGACGCTCGAGCTGCACGCCGCGCTGCGCGACCAGGTGCGGGTGCGCACCCACGCGGCGGTGCTCAACGCCACCTTCCCCGAGCGCTTCACCGAGGATGATCTGGAGGCCCTGGTGGACCAACCCGAGCTGTTCCAGCTCGCCCGCGCCCACCACGCCCGCGCGGCGCAGACGGTACTCGCGCAGCTCAAGCTGGAGCGCAACCTGCACGTCCCCGTCCACTCCGTGCCCCGCATCTTCACCCCGTGCTTCGACCGCTCGGCCATCGAGCAGATCATCACCCACCTGGAGCCGCTGGTGACGGGGAAGGCGGCCCCATGAACGCGCTGTCGGAAGCCCTCGCGTCCAAGCGCGTCCTGGTGTCCGTGGGTTCGGGGGGCGTGGGCAAGACGACCGTCTCCGCCACGCTCGCCCTGCGCGCCGCGGTGGATGGCCGCAGCAGCCTCGTGTGCACCATCGACCCGGCCAAGCGGCTGGCCAACTCGCTCGGGCTCAATGCCCTGGGCAACGTGGAGGCCGAGGTGCCCGCCAGCGCCCTGGCGCCGCTGGGCGTCACCGCCCGCGCCCGCCTGCACGCGATGATGCTGGACATGAAGCAGACGTGGGACGATCTCATCGTCAAGAACGCCCCCGCCGACAAGCGCGAGAAGATCCTCGCCAACCGCTTCTACCAGTCGCTGTCCAGCGCGCTCGCCGGCAGCCAGGAGTACGTGGCGATGGAGAAGCTCTGGGAGCTGCGCACCCAGCGCGACTACGAGCTCATCGTGCTCGACACGCCACCCACCGCGCACGCGCTCGACTTCCTGGAAGCCCCCAACCGGGTGCTGGACTTCCTGGACAACGAGGCCGCCCGGTGGCTGCTCACCCCGGCGCTCGCCGCGGGCAAGGTGGGCCTGTCGCTCTTCAACCTGGGCAGCAGCTACATGGCGAAGACCATCTCCCGCTTCACCGGCACGGAGACCCTGCAGGAGCTGGCCGCCTTCATGCTCTCCATCGCCCCCATGAACGAGAGCTTCCGGGTGCGGGCGCGCGGCGTGCGCGAGCTGCTGGAGGCGGAGCAGACGGGCTTCGTCCTGGTGACCAGCCCCGGCCGGGAGCGCCTGGACGAGGTGGTGCACTTCCACAAGCTGCTCAGGCAGAACGGGATGGAAATCGTGGCCGTGGTGGTCAACCGCGTCCACCCGATGCCCCCTGCTTCCCTCTGGGAGGAGGCCCGGAGCCTCATTCCCGCCCGGCGCGCGAAGGTGGAGCAGACGCTGCGGGAGATGACGCTGCTGGCCGAGCAGGACGCCCGCGGCATCCTCGAGCTGCAAGCCGCCTGCGAGGGCACACCCCTGGTCCAGGTGCCACGCTTCGAGATGGACGTGCACGACATCGGCGCCCTGTGGCGCACCGGGCGCTTCCTCATGGGCGAAGAGGTGATTGCCCTGCCGCCGCCCCAGCTCACGGCCGGCCAGGGCTGACCCGACAAGCGCCGTTCACGGCGAGCCACATGGCAGGGGCACGGGTCGTGCCCCCATCATGAGCAGGTCGCGCAATGCTGATGCCCCTGGGTGTGTCCGCCGCGATTCCCACCTCGCAGGCCTTTCACCAGCTTCATCAGCCCGCGCGCGACGTCGCCCCAAGGGGGCATGGGAAAGCCCCCAATCAGGACGTTCGGCTGCCCGGTGACGAGGGCCCCCAAGCCAGGGATGAGCCCCGGGTCCTTTCCAACCAACAGGGACATGGCCATGGCGGCGGCATCGGCGGCGAGCTGGGCCGCGGCCATTCCCGCCGCCAGTGCCTGGCCGGAGGCCGCGGCGGCGTTGGCTGCCGCCGCGGCGGCGGACTCGGCGGGCGCGGCGCTTGAAGCCGCCGCGTCCTGCAGGTTGGTGACCACGCTCAACGCGCCCGCCGCCATTCCCGCGCCCATCATCACCTTCGACAGCTTGGACATCGGACCCGCCGATGGGGTGCAGTGCTTGGTGATGTCCCCCATCCGGGCGGCCCGCGCCCCGCCGATGAACACCTTGCTCGAGCCGGTGAAGATCTCCAGCGGTGGAGTGAAGGTCCCGCAGGTGACGGAGACGCCCACATCACCGGCGCGCGCCGCCGGAAGGCCATTGATGAGCACGGAGACACAGCCACTGAGCAGGACCGTGCCAATACTCGGCAGTGGAATGGGTGGGGCTGGCGGGATGAGGCTGGGCGGATGGGAGTGCGGATGCGGCAGCCCCACGTGCAGGGCCGTGAGCGTGGCCGCTGGCAGTGCGGGCAGCATGGCCGACACGGCGTTGGTGGCCAGCGCGAAGCCCGTGTTGAGCAACTCCACCGGCGCGCCAATGGCGCCCAGCACACCCGACAGGAGCTGATTGAGTTCACCGACCGAGCCCTGGTGGGCGGGAGGCGCGTTCTGGAAGGGCGCGGCCGTGCGGTTGACCACCGTCGCGAAGGAGTCGAGCGCGACGTTCTCTCCCGTGGGCTGCACCAGCGGCTTGGGAGGGCTGGGGGGATGCTGGGCTTGGCGCACCGCTTGGTGGGCCGCTGTCGAGCCTGGAATCATCGTGCCTCCTCGCGCCCGGACAGGGCCCTCAGTTCCGCCAGACACTGCTGCCGCTGCTGCCGCATGCCCGCGTTCTCGTAGAGCCGCGCCATGCGCTCCAGCGCCGAGCGGAGTCTGTCCAGATACCCGACGCTCCGGCAGAGCATCGCCGTGTCGTTCCAGGCACGCAGCGCTCCCGCCGTGTCCGACTGGTACTCCCGGGCCAGACCCAGTTTCTCCAGTGCATCCGCCTTGGCGTGCGCGTTGAGCGCCTTGGCGGCGACCCGGTCCGTGATGTCGAAATAGCCCTCGGCGTCCGGGTACTTCTTCAACTCCAGGCAGACCTCGCCCGCGGCCATGGAGAGGTTGAGCAGCACGGGCAGCGCTTGGGTCTGGATGGCCAGCGCGAGCCCCTGCTGGTAGCGCTCCCGGGCCTTCTCAGCCTGGCCGAGTTGCCGCAACACATCACCCGCGCCCTGCAGGCAGAGCGCCTGCATCGCCTTCGCGTCGTGCTCCGCGTAGTAGTCGTGCAGCAGGCCATACTTCTCCAGGGCCTGCGGGTAGCGCCGGTGGGAGTAGTCGAGCGCCGCGACCTGGAGTAGTGCTTGCATCCGCTGCGCCACGGGCCTGCTCTCATCCACCGCGTCCCGCGCGAGCCCATCGGTGAGCGCCGCCGTGCTCAGGTCCACCTCGTAGACCAGCACTCCCGGCGCCCGAAGCCTATGCAGCAGCGGCCCCAGGAAGGGCTCGGAGCGATCATCCCGGACGATGATGCGCAGCGAGCGCATCCACGGCTCGTAGCCGTCCACGGGGAGCAACTGGCTGACGAGCTCCGCGTAGCCGGAGCGATCCTTCAACGTCGGCGGCAGCAGGCACCAGACGAGCCGATGGTCCGCCTCGATGGGAATCAGCGAGCGGACATGGATCATCGCCGCCTGGAGCCGCGTGTGCGGAGGAAGGCGCATGTCCTGGCATCGCGTGGGCAGCGGCGCCCAGCGGGGCCCGCCCTTCGCCGCTCGCGCGGTGTTGGCCATTTCGAGCTGGGCCGCGACGCCCGCGTTCACCGCCGTCACGTACTGCGCCACCGGACCGGCTTCCGGATCGCATACCAGGAACAGATCCGCATCCATCTCCTCGTCCAGCCCCTGGAGCGTCTTGAACACCCACGCCATCTCGTCATCGCGAGCGCTCACCACCAGGATGAGCGAGTCGCGTTGATCGACGAAGTTCCGGAGGGTCGCCTGCAACTCCTGGAGTTTTCGTTGCATGGTCGAAGGAATCGCTGAATGTAGTGTGGGCACAAGAGGGAGTCAAAAGCGGATGATCTACCTGGACCATGCTTCCGCCACCCCCGTCATGGAGCCCGCGCTCGAGGCCATGATGCACGCCGCGCGTGAAAGCTGGGGCAACCCGGCCTCGGTACATGGGGCGGGCCGACGAGCCCGCGCCGCACTGGATCAGGCGCGCATCGCCGTGGCCGATTACCTGGGCTGCTCGCACGCGGAGCTGCGCTGGGAGCCGAGCGGGACGGCGGCGCTGGGACACGCGCTGCGCTTCGCGCTCCTCCACACGCGAGGGCCGATCGTCTCCAGCCACTTGGAGCACCCAGCCGTCCGCGGACCTCTCGAGGAGGTGGCCAAGCAGGGCCGGGAGGTGCGGTGGTTGCCACTCCCTGCGGGAGAGTGGGAGGAGGCACAGGCCACGAAGTACTTGGAGGGAGCGGAGGTGGTGGCGCTCTCCGCGATGAACCACGAACTCGGCACCGCACCAGACCTCGCGCCGCTGCTGGCGCTCGCGCCACGGGCCTGGTGGGTGGTGGACGCGGTGCAGGCGGCGGCGTGGCGGGACGTGCGCCCATTG
Above is a window of Cystobacter fuscus DNA encoding:
- a CDS encoding RICIN domain-containing protein, with translation MTPFKKNTRTGITMALWGLCGLVPSLAAAAGESVQVWLTTTSGSSLSKRFNAEANKTFGTQSGTSTTIDITESTTYQTIDGFGGALTDSSAWLIYNSPQRNAIMNDLFSVSAGGGYGMVRLPMGASDFARNNYSYDDTCCDLNGFSINHDTAYIIPLLKQALQLNSELKITAVPWSAPGWMKFNNSFTGGGYLRNDLYGMYADYFVKFLQGYKAQGLSIHSVSMQNEPHNANSTYATMQMEPADQSNFAANNLRPALDNAGFGSVKIFAWDHNWYDGGVPARFPYDTMAYNNGQAQSAIAGVAWHCYEGPEGSFSVQNDFHNAYPNEEIHFTECSGGEWAKDAAANLTWNVRNLVIGPLRNWARSSMYWNIALDPNHGPYTGGCYDCRGMLTVNNSTGTYTKNEDYYSWAHFGKVARAGAVRIGSTSLGNGNIETVAFKNPDGSLALVALNSNASQTLTFKVRWNGQSFDYSLPPRSIASFKWKAGSSGGSTTAYRIVNKSTGKCVDIEGPSTADGAKIHQWACHTGSSQQWTLQPTDGGYYQIVSRYSGKALDVADVSTADGAPVQQWVWSNGSNQQFKTVSLGNGYVRIEARHSGKVLDVTSCTSSGDGTKLQQWTWSNNDCQQFLLEPI
- a CDS encoding beta-1,3-glucanase family protein → MSHTVFRNDRAVRTGSRSALLAGGAGLMLATALGCGQMPETNSHEDLVRKAQEVIVGSRIQAEGWNSSLTTAGAVFNEGGGDGQSVAGLQVNEVIGYSGVNFGSGVNQIQVRVGAPYAGGKAEIWADAVGSGTKLGTVAISAATGSDWNTFTTLTIATPAISGTHNLFFKGVATGGDWLFKLDYFELHNTTGGGGTNPPPTGTVPVVVTNKCPFALNVVLSGVGDIPLEKDSAGNKIYRNLGTGGSYTYYPPGNYPSGRVSAYRTLPSPSSPRELEKAEFTLGPDGNGVQNIYYNLTYVDHVGLPMQISTVGNNGCNMAQCNKSYSALSTAIANACPDGLRYTMGGGTICLAPRSFCIDGEYASDPRRASVCNRLDSEIARCASKYPGQCNPGSEKTPQVYACSGNFFSQSAKWCSAITRGMVDNPDSTNVAQYYNTGKPYNQYARWVHDQCGAVYSFAYDDYPMAANQAGFYTCNGGRQLNVTFCPAG
- a CDS encoding ArsA family ATPase; amino-acid sequence: MGALFDKRLWIVSGKGGVGKSTVAAALALRSARAGRRTLVCEVNTQERISGLLGHRPVGPQVTPLEDNLWAVDVRPQEAMREYALMVLRFETLYKTVFENKVVRYFLRFIPSLQELVLLGKILFHAQEKRPDGQPLWDTIVMDAPATGHAITFLRVPQVLMQTVPPGPMSREALKMKDLLEDPAVTAAVLVSLPEEMPVNETLELHAALRDQVRVRTHAAVLNATFPERFTEDDLEALVDQPELFQLARAHHARAAQTVLAQLKLERNLHVPVHSVPRIFTPCFDRSAIEQIITHLEPLVTGKAAP
- a CDS encoding ArsA family ATPase; translation: MNALSEALASKRVLVSVGSGGVGKTTVSATLALRAAVDGRSSLVCTIDPAKRLANSLGLNALGNVEAEVPASALAPLGVTARARLHAMMLDMKQTWDDLIVKNAPADKREKILANRFYQSLSSALAGSQEYVAMEKLWELRTQRDYELIVLDTPPTAHALDFLEAPNRVLDFLDNEAARWLLTPALAAGKVGLSLFNLGSSYMAKTISRFTGTETLQELAAFMLSIAPMNESFRVRARGVRELLEAEQTGFVLVTSPGRERLDEVVHFHKLLRQNGMEIVAVVVNRVHPMPPASLWEEARSLIPARRAKVEQTLREMTLLAEQDARGILELQAACEGTPLVQVPRFEMDVHDIGALWRTGRFLMGEEVIALPPPQLTAGQG
- a CDS encoding PAAR domain-containing protein — protein: MIPGSTAAHQAVRQAQHPPSPPKPLVQPTGENVALDSFATVVNRTAAPFQNAPPAHQGSVGELNQLLSGVLGAIGAPVELLNTGFALATNAVSAMLPALPAATLTALHVGLPHPHSHPPSLIPPAPPIPLPSIGTVLLSGCVSVLINGLPAARAGDVGVSVTCGTFTPPLEIFTGSSKVFIGGARAARMGDITKHCTPSAGPMSKLSKVMMGAGMAAGALSVVTNLQDAAASSAAPAESAAAAAANAAAASGQALAAGMAAAQLAADAAAMAMSLLVGKDPGLIPGLGALVTGQPNVLIGGFPMPPWGDVARGLMKLVKGLRGGNRGGHTQGHQHCATCS